In the genome of Microcoleus vaginatus PCC 9802, the window TCGCTCGGAGTGAGTTCAGATATTCAGATGCGAGTGGCGATCGCCCTCGAACAGGCAGTTTACAACTTTCGGGAACGCCGCCGCTTGCAGACTCAAGCCAGTACCCTTGCTTTCGCGAGTTTCAGTCCCGACAGTCAAACAATTGTGACTGCTACCGATGATAATTATATCAAACTTTGGCAAAATAATGGAACTTTGCAAGCAACATTGACAGGCCATACTGATAAAATTAGGATGGCTATTTTCAGTCCTAGCGGTCAGATACTTGTCTCGGCAAGCGACGACCAAACTGTCAAAATTTGGCAAAGAGATGGCAAATTGATTCAGGATTTAAAAGGACACCGCAGTCAAATAACAAGCGTTTCTTTGAGTCCAAATGGTAAAATTATTGCTTCAGCCAGTGCCGAGGGAACAGTTAAAATATGGAAAATCAACGGTGAAGAATTGTCAAGCTTTAAAGTGGAGCGAGGTTGGATAACCAGCACGAGTTTTAGCCCAGACGGTCAGATAATTGCTGCGGCTGGCACTGATGGCACTGTTAAACTTTGGAGTTTGAGAAAGGTTGCGGAAAAAATGCAAAAACAGCAGTCAATCGAAGCCAGCACCGATATCAAATTGCTCCGAACTTTACAGATTGAAAGTGATAAAATTATGAGTGTAACTTTCAGTCCCGACGGAGCAAAGCTGGCCACTGCAAGTGCTGGGGGAACTGCGAGAATTTGGAGCAAAGACGGCACACCGCTAAGTATTTTAAAGCATACAAGTGGATTGACAAATATCAGCTTTAGTCCCGACAGTCAAATGTTGCTATCTGCAAGCACAGACAAAATGGTGAGGCTGTGGAATATTGACGGTACGTTGCTCCAAACTTTAAAAGGTAACAAGGATGCTGTTTGGAGTGCGAGTTTTAGTCCAGACGGCAAGGCGATCGCTAGTGCTAGTGCTGATGGTACGGTGATGCTGTGGAATTTTAATCTTGACGATTTGTTGCTGCAGGGTTGCGATGGAGCCCGCAATTATTTGCAGACAAATCCGATCGCAAATCACAACAATCGCCACCTCTGCGACGGGATTGGAACTAAGTCGGAACTCACGCAAAAAAAACCGGGTTAAGAGTCAAAATGTTGAGTTTGGCAGCAAACTATCTAGGCAGAAACTGGCTTTTTGACCAAGAATTTCTTGATGGTACAAGCCCCCGGATTTATCCGTGGAATCAATCCAAAATCGAAAATCGAAAATCCTCAAGCCCCCGCATTTATCCGTGGGGTCGCCTCTAAAATCGAAAATCGAAAATCTAAAATCGATTGACCGCCCCTGCATCTAGGGCTGATATGGTTAAAATTGGTAGCAGCTAATAGGTAATAGGTCAGCCCGATCGGTGTATTCAACTCTAGAACAAAAGTACCAGCGCCTGCAAAAAGACTTAAGAAACGGAGTCATCGCCCTTGGCGGCATTGTATGCACGGGTACTCTCTGGTATCGGCTGGTGGAAAAATGGTCTTTGCTCGATGCCGCTTACATGACAGTCTTTACCCTAGCAACTGTGGGCTACGGTGAACTTCACCCCCTCGGCAAACGCGGGCGAATGTTTACCATAGGCCTGATTTTGATGGGCGTGATTGTGATTGGTTTCATCGTCAACCGCTTTACAGAAGCGCTGATTGAAGGATATTTTCAAGAAGGAGCAAGAATTAGGCAGCAGCGACGATTGGTAGATTCTTTGATCGGGCATTACATTCTCTGCGGTTTTGGGCGCACAGGCCGCCAAATTGCCTTGGAATTTCAGGCCGAATGTATCTCTTTTGTGGTGATAGATTCGGCGGTACAGTCGGTTGAGGCAGCTTTGACGCTCGGATACACCGCTGTCCAAGGAGACGCGACTCTGGACGAAACTTTGGTGAATGTGGGGATCGATCGCGCAATTTGCATAGTAGCAGCTTTGCCTTCGGACGCCGAGAATTTATACACTGTCATGTCAGCGAAAACTCTGAATCCGAAGGTACGGGCGATCGCCCGCGCCACCACAGAAGAAGCTGTAAAGAAGTTGCAGCGGGGCGGCGCCGATGCCGTCGTATCCCCCTACATTACCGGGGGAAAACGCATGGCGGCGGCGGCTTTGCGGCCTCAAGTTATGGATTTTTTAGACGGTGTTTTGACCGGGACTGATAGTTCTTTTTACATGGAAGAATTTCTGGTCGATCCCAATAGTTGTGTCTACGTCGGGCAAACTTTGAGAAATGCCAAGTTGCGATCGCAATCGGGGGCCTTGGTTTTAGCGGTGCGGCGCGCTGGCGGGAATTTGATTGTGGGGCCTACTGGAGAAACTGCGATCGAAGGAGGAGATATGCTGATTTGTTTGGGTACTGCGGAACAACTGCGAACTCTCAATCAAATCCTCAGTCCCCTGAGTTTTCGCCTCCCCCGGCCCCCGAACTAATACGATGTCAAGTTTGTAGCCAGGAATGCAAGTCCTCTCTCGATCAATGGTTTCCATAACAATTGACACTCGATGGGGTAAACGCACGGGGATTCTTTAACCTGGACTTCCCCCCTACAAATGTACTAACAGTCCTCAAACTCTTACTCCACAAAAAATACAAGTGTTGATCTGAAAATTTGTACCCATTTATAAGCAATAGCTGACGCAGGCGATCGCGATCCTCTGTTGTAGATTCAATAGACATCTCCCAAATAGTGACATTATGTGGTCAAAGAACATAAGAGACATTTTTTTACACAGAAACATGAGCGACATCCTGAATCATATTGAAGAGAACCAGAAAGAAACACAGCGATTAATTGGTCGGGAATAGGAACAGTTACAACAATTGCTCCCAGAAGTAAGGCGGATTTTGACCCGTTACTGGAAAGAATAATTTTTAAGGGCGACCGCCCTTTATTGGCCCCAGTGCGATTGCTCTTAAATTATCAAAAATATTAGGCTTAATTCTCCACCCAATCACTTAAAAACTCCAGACTAAGGGTGCTAAATATCGAATCGAATTAACGCGGCGGTGTTTGCGAGACTTGGGGGTATTATAGAGAGAATTATAACGGTCTGTACTTACTTACTCAAGAATTGAGAGAATTGGTGGTATAATTCGCGCTCGCGGGCTTCTCTAACCTCAGACAGAAGCAAGACCGATGCAGAAATACGTCCTAAGAGTTTTGCGATCGCCCCTAGCGTCAGGTACGATTCTTGTTAATTATTGCGCTCAGTTCAGGAGAAAAAATTTATGCCAGATATGTCCGGTCAAGACCCCTCGGAAATTAAAATGGCGACGGTTCATGAAGAAGAAAAAGGCGCAACGTTTAGCGGTACGGTCATCCTTGCTATCGATGTTGAGGGTAGTGGGGAAGTCGTTTTCTTCAGAGACTTTTTGATTGAACATTATAAAGGCGAACTTACCGCTTATCTGGCAACAGATGGCAATATAACGAAAAGCATTGATTTAGGCGAACTTAAGCATAAGAGCGGCAGCTTTAAGCTGCCAATTCCGCTGGGGACGGATACATCACCCTACAATACCGTCGTGCTGCGCGACGAAAAAAGCAAGAAAAAAGTTGTGACGATCGAGCTGTAAAATTTGCAATTTAGCTCGTAGTTCAGCCAAATTCGTTAGCGCAGCCCTCGAAGAGGATCGCCCTTTTTTTCCTGAAGTGCGATCGCTCTTAAATTAAGGTGCGTCACTTTCGATCGAACAGTTCAGTTGTAAAGTGATGCACCCTAATTTTTAAAATGGAATCGGATCGTAATCGGGATTTTCCGGCTCGTTAGGCGAACTCGACTGGCGATCGGACTCAGAATTTGAAGACTGATGCGAGTTCCAATCCGAACTAGACGTGCGGTTAGCGCCACCTGGGGCGCTGTTAGAACTGCGGCCTCGCGAACTCATGGGAACCACATTGCTTGGCACATTAGCCGGCGCGCTGTCGCGAATTTGAGCCGGTTCCGGGGCGGTTCTAGTTGGGGGCTCCGAACTCATTGCATCAGCCCCGACACTGTAAATCCTTTGAGCTGTCAGTTCAGCGCGCTTTTCTTTAATACCATCTCTTTCGATCGTATTCATGCTCAGCCGTCCCTCAATAATCACGCGATCGCCCTCATGATATTTCTCGTGAATTTCTTGAGCAAAATTTCCCCATCCTATCACTTTCAAATGTTCGGGCGGATCTTCTGGTTTTGGGCCGGGAAACTGCACCAACATCTCAGCGATTTGAAGTTGATTGTCAGGAGTATAACGGAGTTGCGGTTGTTGAATTATTTCCGCCATCAAAATGCAGCTATTCATCTGTTATCTGTGCGTAATTGGGAATTGGATGTTGAAGGAAGAAGGAAGAAGGAAGAAGGAAGAAGGAAGAAGGAAGAAGGAAGAAATAGCTATCCGTGTACCGATGACTTGTTCGTCTTGCTTTGGGGAATTGGCAATTGCCAATTGGTAATTGGTAATTACTGATTTTTCTGCGCCCGATCCCTATTAGTTGTCGCCGATGACGGATTACACGTTACCAAATTTATCTTGGAGAACCGCCGCCTCGGCTTGACTGACAAAATCGTGAACGAGGGTGCGGTACTCCTTCAACGTTTCAGATACCCAATCTCGATCCTCACTGTTGGCGAAGATATGAACGGTCGGTTCACTAGCATCGGGTAAAACTAATACCCAAGTGTCGTCGCTGTAGTTAAAAATCTTCACTCCATCTAATAATTCTAAACGATCGGGCGAATGAGTTTCTACTAAATGTCGCATCAGCGAACCCTTGATAGTCCAAGGACAGCGGACGCTGTAACTGCGGTGGGTGATGCGGGGAAGTTCCGCCTTGATCTGTCCGAGCGATCGCTCCTGAATCGTCATCATTTCTATCACTTTAGCAATGCAGAACATTCCGTCAAATCCGGGATGCAACTGCGGGAAAATAAAACCCATAAGACCGCTGCCGCCCAAAACCACATTAGGGTTCCTGTTAGCCGCTTCCATCAAAGCAGTTGGGTTCGCCTTCGTGCGGATTACCTTGCTTTGATAGCGTCGGGCGATCGCCTCCACCGCAGAAGACGCATGCACCGGCACTACTACTGTACCTTTGGGATGAGAAGTCAGCATCAAATTTACCATCAACGCCGTCAGCATTTCCCCACGAATCGCTATCCCAGACTCATCTACCAAAATGAGCTGTTCGCCGTTAGCCGATACCTGCACTCCAAAATTAGCACTGAGTGCTTTCACCACTCGGCCGAGTTGGTCGAGCAAATATTCCCGTTCGCCATTGCTTAGAGAAGTCTGCTTGAGACTAGCATTGAGCACCACCGCATCGCAGCCGAACTTGGCAAGCATTTGGGGCAAAATTGCTCCAGAAACCGCGTAAACGTAATCGATTACCACCTTAGTATTGCTGTAGCGTATTGCCTCAACATTCATCTGCCGCTCAAAAATGCGGTTGTAAACGTCGAGAGCTTGGTTAAAGTACGACATCTCTCCAATTTCCGGAATTAGAGCCCGCCGCAAATCTTCCTTAAAATAAGCCCCCTCAATTTTTTTCTCAGCTCCTTTAGTAATATTGATGCCTTTGATATCGAAGAATTCAATTAAAATGTGGTCGGAGCGATCAGGCGAAATGCGAACATGAATGCCGCCGGCAATTGATATCGTAGACGAAACCGTGCGCGCGATCGGAATTGCCGTCGATTCCAAATTGATCACATTAATTCCCACCGACATCAAACCCGCAATCAAAGACCTCGAAACCATCCGCGAAATGCTCCGCTGATCACGAGAAACTGATACCGAAGTCCCAGGTTTCAAAGTCGAGCCGTAAGCCGCGCCCAATTTCACCGCAAATTCCGGGGTAATATCCACATTTGCCAGTCCTTGAACGCCACGTTGACCGAACAAATTCCGCCTAGCTTGTTCTCCCCAAATTAAATTTTGATTTAACAGAGCGCCGGATTCAATATTTTTGCTCGGCCAGACGCGCACGCTTGGCCCCACTTGCGCTTCTTCTCCCACGATGGACATCGAACCGACGATCGCACCTTCCAATACATGAGCGCGCCTGTCTACGCGGGTGCTCCGGCAAATCACGCAGGCCCTAAGGTGAGCGTCTTCGCCGACAATTGCTCCGTTCCAGACGATGGGACGTTTGAGGTTGGCATCGGCCCCGACTGTCACGTTATCTCCGATCACTGTACCGGCATCGATTTTAACTCGGGCTCCAATCCGGCAATTGTTGCCGACCATGGCCGGTACTTCGACGATCGCGCTATCGTCAATAAAAGTATTCTGACCTACCCAAAGTCCCGATCGAACTTCGTTGTAGTAGCTCAAATCTAGTTTGACCTTTCCCCGCAGCGCGTCGTACTGAGCTTCCCGGTAAACATCCAACTGGCCGACATCGCACCAGTAACCCTCGGCGATGTAACCGTACATCGGCTCGTTTTTTTCCAGCAGCAAGGGAAACAAGTCTTTCGAGAAGTCGCACTCTTTATTTGCAGGCAGGTAATCCAAGACCTCGGGTTCTAAAATGTAGGTGCCGGTATTGACGGTATCGGAGAAAATTTCGCTGCTAGAAGGCTTTTCCAGAAAGCGACTGATGCGGTAATTTTCCTCGGTAATCACCACCCCGAATTCCATCGGGTTGGGAACGCGAGTTAAAATTAACGTTGCTTTGGATTGCTTGCTGCGGTGAAATTTCATTGCCGCCGTTAAGTCGAAATCTGTGATGCTGTCGCCACTGATGACCAGAAAAGTTTGATCGAGCAGTTCAGCAATATTTTTGACGCAACCAGCCGTACCCAGCGGTTGGTCTTCCTCCACAGCGTAAGTCATTTGAACGCCAAACTCTGCCCCGTCAGTAAAATATTCGCGCATGACATCGGGAAGGTAGTGCAGCGTCGCAATAATTTCCGTGATCTGATGCCTT includes:
- a CDS encoding potassium channel protein, with amino-acid sequence MYSTLEQKYQRLQKDLRNGVIALGGIVCTGTLWYRLVEKWSLLDAAYMTVFTLATVGYGELHPLGKRGRMFTIGLILMGVIVIGFIVNRFTEALIEGYFQEGARIRQQRRLVDSLIGHYILCGFGRTGRQIALEFQAECISFVVIDSAVQSVEAALTLGYTAVQGDATLDETLVNVGIDRAICIVAALPSDAENLYTVMSAKTLNPKVRAIARATTEEAVKKLQRGGADAVVSPYITGGKRMAAAALRPQVMDFLDGVLTGTDSSFYMEEFLVDPNSCVYVGQTLRNAKLRSQSGALVLAVRRAGGNLIVGPTGETAIEGGDMLICLGTAEQLRTLNQILSPLSFRLPRPPN
- a CDS encoding single-stranded DNA-binding protein → MNSCILMAEIIQQPQLRYTPDNQLQIAEMLVQFPGPKPEDPPEHLKVIGWGNFAQEIHEKYHEGDRVIIEGRLSMNTIERDGIKEKRAELTAQRIYSVGADAMSSEPPTRTAPEPAQIRDSAPANVPSNVVPMSSRGRSSNSAPGGANRTSSSDWNSHQSSNSESDRQSSSPNEPENPDYDPIPF
- a CDS encoding mannose-1-phosphate guanylyltransferase gives rise to the protein MRAVLMAGGSGTRLRPLTCDLPKPMVPILNRPIAEHIINLLKRHQITEIIATLHYLPDVMREYFTDGAEFGVQMTYAVEEDQPLGTAGCVKNIAELLDQTFLVISGDSITDFDLTAAMKFHRSKQSKATLILTRVPNPMEFGVVITEENYRISRFLEKPSSSEIFSDTVNTGTYILEPEVLDYLPANKECDFSKDLFPLLLEKNEPMYGYIAEGYWCDVGQLDVYREAQYDALRGKVKLDLSYYNEVRSGLWVGQNTFIDDSAIVEVPAMVGNNCRIGARVKIDAGTVIGDNVTVGADANLKRPIVWNGAIVGEDAHLRACVICRSTRVDRRAHVLEGAIVGSMSIVGEEAQVGPSVRVWPSKNIESGALLNQNLIWGEQARRNLFGQRGVQGLANVDITPEFAVKLGAAYGSTLKPGTSVSVSRDQRSISRMVSRSLIAGLMSVGINVINLESTAIPIARTVSSTISIAGGIHVRISPDRSDHILIEFFDIKGINITKGAEKKIEGAYFKEDLRRALIPEIGEMSYFNQALDVYNRIFERQMNVEAIRYSNTKVVIDYVYAVSGAILPQMLAKFGCDAVVLNASLKQTSLSNGEREYLLDQLGRVVKALSANFGVQVSANGEQLILVDESGIAIRGEMLTALMVNLMLTSHPKGTVVVPVHASSAVEAIARRYQSKVIRTKANPTALMEAANRNPNVVLGGSGLMGFIFPQLHPGFDGMFCIAKVIEMMTIQERSLGQIKAELPRITHRSYSVRCPWTIKGSLMRHLVETHSPDRLELLDGVKIFNYSDDTWVLVLPDASEPTVHIFANSEDRDWVSETLKEYRTLVHDFVSQAEAAVLQDKFGNV